One window from the genome of Halostella litorea encodes:
- a CDS encoding DUF7321 family protein: MASDLALATVAAALVTLSFPFYLYGAWVMIDAETVTWDLLVYHLKFIVVGLVLNTVPVVVWMVPRLFDQLGGFAAAHAFFGLQAYAMLTFALTGIVRILQAKRAHDLYDDPEQDLSLSDLHENADDWRRRLRIGVFGYVFFWLVAYVLGAARYVVKYQIV, translated from the coding sequence CAGCTTCCCGTTTTACCTCTACGGCGCGTGGGTGATGATCGACGCGGAGACGGTCACCTGGGACCTGCTGGTCTATCACCTCAAGTTCATCGTCGTCGGCCTCGTGCTGAACACGGTGCCCGTCGTCGTCTGGATGGTTCCGCGGCTGTTCGACCAGCTCGGCGGCTTCGCCGCCGCCCACGCCTTTTTCGGCCTGCAGGCGTACGCAATGTTGACGTTCGCGCTGACGGGTATCGTCCGCATTCTGCAGGCCAAACGGGCCCACGACCTCTACGACGACCCCGAGCAGGACCTGTCGCTGTCGGACCTCCACGAGAACGCCGACGACTGGCGGCGGCGGCTCCGGATCGGCGTGTTCGGCTACGTGTTCTTCTGGCTCGTCGCGTACGTGCTGGGGGCGGCGCGGTACGTCGTCAAGTACCAGATCGTCTGA